From the Methanocaldococcus fervens AG86 genome, the window AACCTTATTGGCAGTGTCATATGCTCTATCTTTAATAGATTTTAAAAAATCTTCCCCAAAACTTTCAATTAATTTTTTATCAAACTCAATAACTATTTCATCACTTTCTTTCCCTTTAATTTTTATATTTGGATTTTCTAAAGCCAACCCTATGCCCCCATCTACTCTCCCAATAGAACCATTTAAGTCTATCAACCCCATGTGAATTCTTGAGGGTGTTTGAATTATCAAAATCTCACCTTAATTTTAAAAAATTTATTAAATTAATGCCTCAATCAAATCTCCTCTCGTAACAATTCCAATTAAATTTCCTTCGTCATCAACTACTGGTAATCTTTTAATGTTATGTTCAACCATCAACTTCGCCGCATCGTTGACTGTCATATCTGGCTTAGCAACAATAACCTTTTTTGTCATCATATCTTTAACTTTTGTTTTTAATGCCTTCTTCAGATCTTCCATAAATTCTTCTATCTTTAATGCTGTTTTTAAAGGTAACTCTATTAAATCTAACGGGGAGGGTAGGATGAGGTTTAAATCTTCATCATGTGTAACAATGGTTTTTATTATATCACTTTCAGATATTATACCAACTAGTTTTCCATCTTTA encodes:
- a CDS encoding CBS domain-containing protein, whose protein sequence is MLIKDVMKKPIVVYEDDDLEDVIKIFRENKISGAPVLNKDGKLVGIISESDIIKTIVTHDEDLNLILPSPLDLIELPLKTALKIEEFMEDLKKALKTKVKDMMTKKVIVAKPDMTVNDAAKLMVEHNIKRLPVVDDEGNLIGIVTRGDLIEALI